The following DNA comes from Magnolia sinica isolate HGM2019 chromosome 18, MsV1, whole genome shotgun sequence.
tttcatggccaagtACAGCTAAATGAGGGCTAACCGTGTTCAGTTTGACATTCAAATGAGAACCATCCACCAAAATGACCTTTAAATAGATGATCTGGATCCAGCATTCCAACTACCAAATATCAGGAATTTGGCAACAAACACCCCCTCATTGAGCCAGTGCGCAGAAGGAAAAACCTCCTTGGAGTGGAAAATTAACAGACTATACTACAGCATAAAAGTATCAGCATCAGGCTTCGATGACACACAGGCTGCATTTGGAGAATTCAACTCCCCTAATCCATCTTCACTTCATCTAATTCAAACACCATCTCCCTGGAATTCTTATTCAAGAATCTCTCAGTGGAAACACTCAAAAGCTTGTTGAGAGACATTCCCTTCCCTCTCACAACTTTCTTCTCTTCATACCTCCGCTTGATCCTCTCATCGAGCTTGTACCCAAGAAAAGCAGGGAAAGCCAACAGCTCTCCAATGTCTCTACCCATCCCTTCGATCAAATACTCCATCTTCTTCTCCAATGACCCGTGATTGTACTGCAGCACCTGAGGATGCTTCTTGCTCATGGCGAAAATATCCTCGCAGGATAACCCGTAACTCAAAAAAACCCCAACCACCATCTGCATATTCTCGCAGCTAGTCCTTGTGGCTGCACCAATTGCCATCACCAGCTCCCTTGTTCTATGTTCATAGCCGAGCTTTACTAAAAAGCCCAATTTCTTTGAGAGATTTTCTTCAAAGGATAAGCTGAGAAACAGAGGCGCTTTGATCAAAAACTTAAAGATGTCATTTGCATTCAAACCACATTGCTTGAGAAATTCGATTCTCGGCTGCAATTTCCTCTCTTTGCTGATGCTGAAGACACTCGGGTAAACAAGAATGATCTTGAAAATCTCTTCGTCCCTCAAACCAATAGATCTCCAGAATTCCATATGCATTTGTAGGTGCTCCACGGTGTAAGATAAGATGACAGGGAACTTCTGCACCAAGATTTCTGTAGTTTTCTTGTCTCCACTGAGCTCCGTAAAAAACCCAGCTCTTGGAATGAGCTGCCTATTCAAATCAAGATTCAGAAGCATCGGACGACGAATGACCAAATTGGAACTGTAACAGTTCAAGAAAATGACCGTCCTTTCGGTTTTTTCAATTCCCCTCTGGCAGAAGACCTTGAGATTGAGATCATTAATAACACGAACAAGCTTCTCGCGAGGAATTCCATGATCGAGAAGCAATCCAATCTTCTCATCGAAGCCCACCAAGAATCGAGGCTCTGTGGTAATTAAAAGGCGTTCGAGCTTTCCAGGTTTGATTCCTTCCAAATTCTCCCGAACAAAATCAAGAAACGGGCCGATTTCAGCTGCAGTTAAGATCTCAGGTCGTTTGGTAATCAAGTGGTGAACTGCAAAGCGAGTGATTTTAACGGATAGTAGAGAATCAAATCTAAGTCGAAGCGATTCAGGAGATGCGTATTGAAGAAACGGATGCTTTTGAAATAAAGCTTCGGATTCTCTTTCATAGAGTCCGAATTCTTGGAACAGAGAGAAGATTCCTGAAATAAATAGAGAGAAGGGCAAATGGGTATTTTGAGGTTTGACGAAGGGTAGATATGGAATGGAAAAATGGGGGGATTGAGTTGCGGGGACTTACCTATCGGATTTGAGGAAGTGATGATACTTCCACTGCTGCTGCAATGGATTGCTGTGTGTTTGAATGCGTGCGGATTCGTTGAAGTGGAGAGGGGTTTTGGGGTTGGGTTTATGAGATTTCTAAAATGGACATGGCGGAGGAAAGATGGTGTTAAAAATGGAATTGGAGATGAAAGAGCTTTTGAAGGGGGTTGAGTGGAGAAAGAAGAGTTGAGTAGAGTGGCCATGGGCTGCCTAGTGGAAAATGAATGGGTGGGAAGGGAAGCTGGCTTTAGCCTTTAATGAGGTAGGGCTGCCAACGGGCAGGGTTAGCGCCGGGCCAAGTCTGTCCAGGCCCAGCCCTCATACTTAAACATAGGCCTAAGTCGGGCCGGGCCAATGAGGGGCCAACATTGTCTAGTGTGAGCCCACGACGCCCAGACCAAAATGCTTATGGTAGGCCAAGGCCGAGCCAGCGTTTATCATTTTGGAGAGAGAaatcaaaaagtttttaaaaaataaaaaaaaaaaggtggggaaAGAAACCAAATTAAAGTTTCACACCCAAAGTTAAGTGTAGCATTGTTTATGCCTAGCCCAACGCATTCCACGTCAACCAAGGAGAAGCCACTACACGTTGGCACAGACATACaaaaaagatgagagagagagagagagacgtgtttGTCTCTCAAGAACACATAGCCTAGTAAAAGGAGTTGATGCTTAGAGTCGTTTGTAAGTCTTTCACTCGAAAGGGTGGTCATCTCTCACAGGAAAATTGACCGGAGTATGCAAGATACATGGGACTCCTAGCGTACTAGGGAAGTTTATGAAAAGACTCACCGTTGTCATGGTTGTTTCGAAACAacctgaaaagaaaattttcaaaggatATTTGAGACTCTTTTGAAGAACACAAGGAACAAAAAACCATATGAAAATAGAAACAAATCACACACGATGGCATAACACAACATGGATTCCTAATCCTAACACGATACGACCGTTGCATAATTGGGATGTTTATGCGGAATTCATTATAACTTACGTGTGGCTACTGCCTTTCAAAAGTTTATAAAAGCTGCACTTAAAGAAGAGCTTCAGGCTCTCACCAACTATAATCTATCAATCCTTTATCGTTGGATGTTGCTTATCCATTTGTCTCCCATAAACGTTTATTAATTTTAACTTCTTAACTTAGTCACTCT
Coding sequences within:
- the LOC131232545 gene encoding transcription termination factor MTERF8, chloroplastic, with translation MATLLNSSFSTQPPSKALSSPIPFLTPSFLRHVHFRNLINPTPKPLSTSTNPHAFKHTAIHCSSSGSIITSSNPIGIFSLFQEFGLYERESEALFQKHPFLQYASPESLRLRFDSLLSVKITRFAVHHLITKRPEILTAAEIGPFLDFVRENLEGIKPGKLERLLITTEPRFLVGFDEKIGLLLDHGIPREKLVRVINDLNLKVFCQRGIEKTERTVIFLNCYSSNLVIRRPMLLNLDLNRQLIPRAGFFTELSGDKKTTEILVQKFPVILSYTVEHLQMHMEFWRSIGLRDEEIFKIILVYPSVFSISKERKLQPRIEFLKQCGLNANDIFKFLIKAPLFLSLSFEENLSKKLGFLVKLGYEHRTRELVMAIGAATRTSCENMQMVVGVFLSYGLSCEDIFAMSKKHPQVLQYNHGSLEKKMEYLIEGMGRDIGELLAFPAFLGYKLDERIKRRYEEKKVVRGKGMSLNKLLSVSTERFLNKNSREMVFELDEVKMD